One sulfur-oxidizing endosymbiont of Gigantopelta aegis genomic region harbors:
- a CDS encoding STAS domain-containing protein, whose product MSDSAENDVVEDSEGIITFDDTLDITMAANYFEKLTDMLNQHKSIMLNGGDVDRIDGAGLQLLVAFFKAAESLHVTVKWQACSDILKNSAKISGLSGSLALD is encoded by the coding sequence ATGAGTGACAGCGCAGAAAATGACGTGGTAGAGGATAGTGAAGGCATCATCACCTTTGACGACACCTTAGACATCACTATGGCTGCCAACTATTTTGAAAAACTCACTGACATGTTAAATCAACATAAATCCATCATGCTTAATGGCGGTGATGTGGATCGCATTGATGGGGCAGGTTTACAGTTGTTGGTGGCTTTTTTTAAGGCAGCAGAATCGCTTCATGTGACGGTGAAATGGCAGGCTTGTTCTGATATTTTAAAAAATAGTGCCAAAATATCGGGATTATCTGGCAGTTTGGCGCTGGACTGA
- a CDS encoding chemotaxis protein CheW has product MSNIQDIVGDLDALTDENADQYLTFILAGEEYAIDILRVQEIKGWDKVTTLPRTPDYLQGVINLRGTIVPIVDLRKRFNMPTIVYGPTTVVIVLKVYGEEHDRIMGIIVDGVSDVHNLKHDSIKPAPEIKGPIDSRFVSGLTTINNKMVVMMDIDALLNSAELISEEDVA; this is encoded by the coding sequence ATGAGTAATATTCAAGACATTGTGGGTGATTTAGATGCGCTTACTGATGAGAATGCTGACCAATACCTGACCTTTATACTGGCAGGTGAAGAATATGCCATTGATATTTTGCGGGTACAGGAAATAAAGGGCTGGGACAAGGTAACAACCTTACCAAGAACCCCCGACTATTTACAAGGTGTTATTAACTTACGCGGTACCATCGTGCCGATAGTGGATTTAAGAAAACGCTTTAATATGCCCACTATCGTTTATGGTCCAACCACCGTTGTCATTGTGTTAAAAGTTTATGGTGAGGAACATGACAGAATAATGGGTATTATTGTAGATGGTGTATCGGATGTACACAATTTGAAACATGATTCGATTAAACCCGCACCGGAAATAAAAGGTCCGATTGATAGCCGTTTTGTTTCAGGCCTAACCACCATTAACAATAAAATGGTGGTGATGATGGATATAGATGCGCTATTAAATTCAGCAGAATTGATTTCAGAAGAAGATGTTGCTTAA
- a CDS encoding chemotaxis protein CheA: MTIDLSQFKQTFIEESDEGLDVLESGLLALDSGTADEEVIHAVFRAAHSIKGGAGTFGLNEIANFTHVMETLLDEMRDGRRAISKEGINVLLDSVDVLRELMDAARDDVDPEMSRANEVKGLLDALLASGAESDNTKAESTETESADELVAATESDGQTASASSGWHIKFHPHEHMLRTGNDTVRMFKELASLGDMENTVDFSDLPELVHMDPELSYLSWNIALKNNPEQGDIEKATIEEIFEWVDDDCDLSIEALVEDSQPEAVVENKLETQVEEKKEEAKPTPVTDNVTPIEAPLGQKKLASKKKKAAAEGGSIRVGTDKVDTLINMVGELVITQSMLSQMGDEFSMDKLEDLREGLAQLERNTRELQESVMRIRMLPISFSFQRFPRLVHDLSQKMDKKIELKMTGEQTELDKTVMEKIGDPLVHLVRNSLDHGIESPEVRLANGKSEVGTINLNAYHQGGFIMIEIIDDGAGLPKDKLLAKAIEKGLVSPNETITDEKIYDLIFHPGFSTADQVTDVSGRGVGMDVVRKNIKELGGNVDVSTEPGKGTKFTIRLPLTLAILDGQLIKVGNETYIIPLVSIIESLEIQTENINTIAGTTEVYKMRDEYIPLVRLYEIFDVEPLTTRLQECLLVVVEGDGGKAGILVDDLLSQQQVVIKSLETNYKRLQGISGATILGDGTVALILDMSGLLSMAKEFEPEQSYANG, translated from the coding sequence ATGACGATTGATTTATCACAATTTAAACAAACCTTTATCGAAGAAAGTGATGAAGGTCTTGATGTGCTGGAATCCGGCCTATTGGCACTGGATTCTGGCACTGCTGATGAAGAAGTCATACATGCTGTTTTTAGAGCTGCTCACTCCATCAAGGGGGGGGCAGGCACTTTTGGTCTTAATGAAATTGCTAATTTTACCCACGTTATGGAAACTCTTTTGGATGAAATGCGTGATGGACGTCGAGCTATCAGTAAAGAAGGGATCAATGTACTTCTGGACTCTGTTGATGTGCTCAGAGAATTGATGGATGCAGCACGTGATGATGTTGATCCGGAAATGTCACGGGCTAATGAAGTGAAAGGTTTACTGGATGCACTGCTTGCCAGTGGTGCTGAAAGTGACAATACAAAAGCAGAAAGCACTGAAACAGAAAGTGCTGACGAGCTTGTTGCTGCAACTGAGTCTGATGGTCAAACAGCATCCGCTTCATCTGGATGGCATATTAAATTTCATCCTCATGAACATATGTTACGAACCGGAAATGACACCGTTAGAATGTTTAAAGAACTGGCTTCTTTAGGTGACATGGAAAATACGGTGGATTTTTCAGACCTACCAGAACTGGTTCACATGGATCCTGAACTCAGTTATCTAAGCTGGAATATTGCACTGAAAAATAACCCAGAGCAGGGAGACATTGAAAAAGCAACCATAGAAGAAATTTTTGAATGGGTTGACGATGATTGTGATTTATCCATTGAAGCGCTAGTTGAAGATAGTCAGCCTGAGGCAGTTGTTGAAAACAAGCTTGAAACGCAGGTTGAAGAAAAAAAAGAAGAAGCTAAACCAACCCCTGTTACAGATAATGTCACCCCCATTGAAGCACCGCTTGGACAAAAAAAATTAGCCTCTAAAAAGAAAAAAGCAGCCGCTGAAGGTGGTTCAATTCGGGTTGGTACTGATAAAGTTGATACTCTGATTAATATGGTGGGTGAGTTAGTGATTACCCAATCGATGCTGAGCCAGATGGGCGATGAATTTTCCATGGACAAATTGGAAGACTTGCGTGAAGGCTTAGCTCAATTAGAACGAAATACCCGTGAATTGCAAGAAAGCGTCATGCGTATTCGTATGCTACCGATCAGCTTTTCTTTTCAGCGTTTTCCTCGTTTGGTACATGATCTTAGCCAAAAAATGGATAAGAAAATAGAATTGAAAATGACGGGTGAGCAAACTGAATTAGACAAAACCGTCATGGAAAAAATCGGTGATCCTCTAGTGCATTTGGTTAGGAATTCATTAGATCACGGCATTGAATCACCCGAAGTGCGCTTGGCCAACGGAAAAAGTGAAGTGGGTACGATCAACCTGAATGCCTATCATCAGGGTGGCTTCATTATGATCGAAATCATTGACGATGGTGCAGGCTTACCCAAAGATAAATTACTCGCCAAGGCAATAGAAAAAGGCTTAGTGTCGCCCAATGAAACCATCACGGATGAAAAAATATATGACCTGATATTCCATCCTGGATTTTCCACTGCTGATCAAGTCACCGATGTTTCGGGGCGTGGTGTGGGCATGGATGTGGTACGGAAAAACATCAAAGAACTCGGTGGCAATGTCGACGTGAGCACTGAGCCTGGTAAAGGCACAAAATTTACTATTCGCCTGCCATTAACATTGGCTATTCTTGATGGGCAGCTAATCAAAGTCGGTAATGAAACTTATATCATTCCACTGGTTTCAATTATTGAATCATTAGAAATACAAACTGAAAATATCAATACCATTGCGGGTACCACCGAAGTTTATAAAATGCGCGATGAGTATATCCCTCTGGTTAGACTCTATGAGATTTTTGATGTAGAACCACTCACTACTCGCTTACAGGAATGTCTCTTAGTTGTTGTGGAAGGTGATGGTGGCAAGGCTGGAATTTTAGTCGATGATTTATTGAGTCAGCAGCAAGTGGTGATAAAAAGTTTAGAAACTAACTATAAGCGTTTACAAGGAATTTCAGGTGCAACTATTTTGGGTGATGGTACGGTTGCACTCATTCTGGATATGTCTGGTTTGTTAAGTATGGCCAAAGAATTTGAGCCGGAACAAAGTTATGCCAATGGATAA
- a CDS encoding ParA family protein, producing the protein MKVIAVMNQKGGVGKTTTTLNLAHALALQGKKILMLDMDPQGHLGSCFALDTEINSGMDEVLMTDKSLNEAIINVRDNLFLVPAGARLGELETQNQGANKGYRLHTALADMKAEIAQTNAEIYDYILVDCPPASGLLAMNAILSCDEMIVPVTGDYLALQGLSRLIKVVSHIEKTLQRSTRKWFVLTRFQKQRKLANQIREKMVNYFPDQVFETAIRENVSLAESPGFSKTIFEYKPKSNGAEDYENLALDLLQQRTFH; encoded by the coding sequence ATGAAAGTGATTGCGGTAATGAATCAAAAAGGTGGTGTAGGAAAAACCACGACGACATTGAATCTCGCCCATGCATTGGCCTTACAGGGTAAAAAAATACTCATGCTGGATATGGATCCTCAAGGGCATTTAGGCAGTTGCTTTGCATTAGATACCGAGATTAATAGCGGTATGGATGAAGTTTTAATGACAGATAAATCCTTAAACGAGGCTATTATCAATGTCAGAGATAATTTATTTCTTGTCCCTGCAGGGGCTCGTTTAGGTGAACTAGAAACACAAAACCAGGGTGCTAATAAAGGCTATCGCTTACATACCGCTTTGGCTGACATGAAGGCCGAAATAGCACAAACAAATGCTGAAATTTATGATTACATTTTAGTGGACTGCCCACCTGCATCAGGATTGTTAGCAATGAATGCAATTTTAAGCTGTGATGAAATGATTGTGCCAGTGACCGGGGACTATCTTGCTTTACAGGGCTTGTCTCGATTGATCAAAGTTGTGAGTCATATTGAAAAAACCTTACAGCGTAGTACGCGCAAATGGTTTGTACTAACACGTTTTCAAAAACAACGTAAATTGGCGAATCAAATCAGAGAAAAAATGGTGAATTATTTTCCTGATCAGGTTTTTGAAACAGCCATTAGAGAAAATGTATCACTGGCAGAATCACCAGGGTTTTCAAAAACAATATTTGAATATAAACCTAAAAGTAACGGAGCTGAAGATTATGAGAATCTGGCTTTAGATTTATTACAGCAGCGTACTTTTCACTGA